ATCCTTGTCGAGCCTTCGTAACGTGGCCTATGCCGCAGCATTTCTTCCGCTGTTTTTTCAACCTGCCGTGCTGCATGCCGAAACCATCTTCGGCGCCATGGAAAAGGCTTATAAGAACAATCCTGATCTGAACTCGGTGCGTGCCGCCCTGAGGGCAACGGATGAGAGCGTGACGATTGCCAAGGCCGGCTACAGGCCGCAACTGGGCTTTTCCGTCTCCGGCACTCAGTCTTCCTTTGCCAATTTCAACGGCACCGCCGTCGGCAATATCCCAGCGGATAAATATTCGGCGGATTATTATAAATCCGACGTGCAGGTGACATTGACCCAGCAGATTTTCGATGGATTCCAGACGCTGAACAATGTGCGCTCCTCGGAAGCGGGCGTGCTTTCCAATCGGGAAAGTATGAAGGCGGATGAAATCCAGATCCTGCTCGGCGCAGCCCAGGCCTATGCGGATGTGGCGCGGGACCAGCAGATTGTCAGTATCCGCCGCCAGAACCTGAACTTCCTCAAGGAACAGCTGAAAGCCGCCAATGCGCGGCTGGAGGTGGGCGAAGGCACCAAAACCGATGTCAGTCAGGCAGAAGCGCAGCTGGCGGGTGCCGACAGTCTGCTGGCCTCCGCGATCGCCCAGTTGAGACAGAGCGAAGCATCCTATATGCAGGTGGTCGGCGAGATGCCGAAGGATGTGCGCCAGCCCGTACGCGCCACCAAGGCGATGCCGACCAATCTCGACAAAGCCGTTGCTTTGGGAATCAGAGAGCATCCCAGCGTGCTTGCCGCGCTTCATGCGGTAACCTCGGCGCAATACCAGGTGAAATCGGCTGAAGGCAGCCTGCTTCCAGGCGTCAGCATTCAGGGCAGCCTTGATCGGCACAATACGGATAATCCCAGCGAGTCGACCGACCGCGATTATTCTGCGGCCTCGATTACAGCGCAGCTGAAAATTCCGCTCTACCAGGGCGGTTCGGAATATGGTCAGATCCGCAAAGCCAAGGAAACCGTTGGTGCGCAGGAACTGAAAGTCGATTACGCCCGATTGAGCGTGCGAAAGCAGATCATGACCGCTTTTGCCCAGATGCAAGCCGCAACGGCGGCCATCACCTCGGGCCGCAAGCAGGTTGCTGCCGCAAAGCTCGCCTTACAAGGCGTTATCGAGGAACGCAATGTCGGCCAGAAAATCACCCTTGACGTTTTGAACTCGCAGCAGACCGCGCTCGACGCGCAGGAAAGCCTGGTGAATGCACAGCGCAATGAAGTGGTGGCCAGCTACTCGTTGCTGGCGGCAACCGGCACCTTGACGGTCAGGAGCCAGGGATTGCAGGTGGCGGAGTATAATGCAGAAGAGCATTACGATGCCGTCAAGGACCAGTGGTTTGGATTGCGGGCTGCCAAAGGCAAGTAAACCAATGGGTCATTGAGAAGGGCAGTTGGTATTACCTTTGCAAATATCTCAAGCGTCGGATGCATTTGAGATATTTGCAAAGCGTTCAAGGCGGGGATGCGTCAGCATGTTCTCGCCTTGGTATGATGCCCTTCATCCCGGATAATTCGGTCCGGCTGGCGAAACAATCCTCGATTGAACTCATAAAACTGTGTATTTTGGGCTTTAAGCTTTTGAAGGCGATTTCCTCGAGCAAAGGGGTATCCTAAGGTCAAGCGAATCACATGGCAAAAGCCGATGGGGTTTGAAGCCAAATGGGGAATGTAATGGCCCAGCCGAATGTATCGCGTGAACCGTCCATGGAAGAGATCCTGGCCTCCATTCGCCGGATTATCGAAAGCAATGAGCCGGCACCCGCCCGGTCTTTCGATGATGCCTATGGTTATGACAGTGAAGTGGACGAACTGGATATTGCAGGCAATGCGTTTTCCGTTGAGGCTGTGCCCATGGATTTGCCGGTTGCGGCCAACCAGCCAGGTCCGGTTCAGCTAGCGGCATCTGCTACAAACCGTTTCTCTGAGGGGGCAGGCGATCAGGGTGCTGGTGGACAGCAGATAGCAGATGGCGCAAGAGCAGATAGTCCAAGACATGCCGCGAAGCCGGTTTCGCTTGCCGATCTTGCGGCGCGGGTGCGCGCCACGTCTGAGCGGCGCGAAGAGCCTGGCGTTTCCGAGTTTTCTTCTGAATTTCCCTCCGCTTTTTCCAAGCAAGAGCCACAGTCTCGCGATGGTCGTGGGGCCTCTTCCTACATGTCTGACACTATTGGTGGTTTTCGCGAGATTGCTACGGAGCAAGCGGCGCCTCTGGGGCAGATCCGGCCCATGGCACAGGCGCGAATCGCCGAACCGGAAGCCATGAGCGCCAGCCAGCGCCATATCGAATCTCTATTGCAGTCGGAACCTGTGGCCCAGGCTGCGGTCGCCCCTCAGGAGCAGACCGAAGAGGCAGATACGCAAGGCGATACTCGACAAGGCGCGCTTTTGTCCATGCAGGCCGGTGCGCAGGTGGCCAAGTCCTTTGAGGAACTGGCAGCTGTCGTCGATGGTCAGCAGCGCAGATCGCTGGATGAAATCGCCCAGGATATGTTGCGGCCGATGTTGCAGGACTGGCTTGACGACAATTTGCCGACGCTGGTTGAGCGTCTGGTGCGCGAAGAAATCGAACGAATTGCACGTGGTCCGCGCCGCTAAGAGGACAGTGCCGCAGGTAGTTGTTGGCAAGCGTGCGTTCGAAAACATCGAACTGGAACAATCAGAAGCCGCCTTGTGAATGGGCGGCTTTTTGCTTTCCTTTCTTGACACTGCGCGACCTGTCCGCTTTACCACGTGGTTGACGAAAACAATGAAATCCAACGTCCGCCCGCGTTCCCGTGAACCGGTAGGGCCTTAATGTCTGGTCAGAACATGCTCGATAAGACCTATGATTCCGCAAGCGTTGAACCGAAAATCGCCAAGGCCTGGGATGAGGCGGAGGCATTCCGCGCCGGTGTCAATGCCAAGCCGGGTGCGGAAAGCTTCACCATCGTCATCCCGCCGCCGAACGTGACCGGGTCGCTGCATATGGGCCACGCGCTCAACAATACCTTGCAGGACATCATGATCCGCTTCGAGCGGATGCGCGGCAAGGATGTGCTGTGGCAGCCGGGTATGGACCATGCCGGCATTGCCACGCAGATGGTTGTCGAGCGGCAGTTGATGGAAAAGCAGCTTCCGGGCCGCCGCGAGATGGGCCGTGATGCCTTTATCGACAAAGTGTGGGAGTGGAAGGACGAATCTGGCGGGTTGATCTTCAACCAGCTGAAGCGGCTTGGCGCATCCTGCGACTGGTCGCGCGAGCGCTTCACCATGGACGAGGGCCTGTCCGAGGCGGTTCTGGAAGTCTTTGTCACCCTCTACAAGCAGGGGCTGATCTACAAGGACAAGCGTCTCGTCAATTGGGACCCCAAGCTTTTGACGGCGATTTCCGATCTGGAAGTCGAACAGCATGAGGTCAACGGCAATCTCTGGCACCTGCGCTACCCGCTGGAAGAAGGCGTGACCTACCAGCATCCTGTTGCTTTCGATGAAGACGGCAAGGCGACGGAATGGGAGACCCGCGACTATCTCGTGGTGGCGACCACCCGTCCTGAAACCATGCTGGGCGATACCGGTATTGCCGTTCACCCTGATGATGCGCGCTATCAGTCGATCATTGGCAAGCATGTGATCCTGCCGATCGTTGGCCGTAGAATTCCTATTGTCGGCGACGAATACCCGGATCCGACGGCAGGTACAGGCGCTGTAAAAATGACGCCCGCCCATGACTTCAACGATTTTGATGTCGGCAAACGCGCGGGCTTGAGGATGATCAATATCCTCAATATCGATGCGACCGTGACCATTGTAGAAAATGACGATTTCCTGGAGGGGCTGACCCCAAGCCGCGAACAGCAGATGGTCTGGGCCGAGCTGGAAGGCCAGGACCGGTTCTTCGTGCGCAAGAAGATCGTCGAGATTTTCGAGGCGGAAGGGCTCCTTGACAAAATCGAGCCGCATAAACACACGGTGCCGCATGGCGACCGTGGAGGCGTGCCAATCGAGCCGCGCCTGACCGAGCAATGGTATGTGGATGCCAAGACGCTGGCCAAGCCCGCCATTGACAGCGTGCGCGAGGGCCGCACCAAATTCGTGCCGAAAAACTGGGACAAGACCTATTACGAGTGGATGGAGAATATCCAGCCGTGGTGCGTCTCGCGCCAGCTCTGGTGGGGACATCAGATCCCGGCCTGGTATGGTCCGGATGGTCAGGTCTTCGTTGAAAAGGACGAGGAAACGGCGCTTCACGCCGCCATTCAGCATT
The nucleotide sequence above comes from Agrobacterium vitis. Encoded proteins:
- a CDS encoding TolC family outer membrane protein; the encoded protein is MSSLRNVAYAAAFLPLFFQPAVLHAETIFGAMEKAYKNNPDLNSVRAALRATDESVTIAKAGYRPQLGFSVSGTQSSFANFNGTAVGNIPADKYSADYYKSDVQVTLTQQIFDGFQTLNNVRSSEAGVLSNRESMKADEIQILLGAAQAYADVARDQQIVSIRRQNLNFLKEQLKAANARLEVGEGTKTDVSQAEAQLAGADSLLASAIAQLRQSEASYMQVVGEMPKDVRQPVRATKAMPTNLDKAVALGIREHPSVLAALHAVTSAQYQVKSAEGSLLPGVSIQGSLDRHNTDNPSESTDRDYSAASITAQLKIPLYQGGSEYGQIRKAKETVGAQELKVDYARLSVRKQIMTAFAQMQAATAAITSGRKQVAAAKLALQGVIEERNVGQKITLDVLNSQQTALDAQESLVNAQRNEVVASYSLLAATGTLTVRSQGLQVAEYNAEEHYDAVKDQWFGLRAAKGK
- a CDS encoding PopZ family protein, whose translation is MAQPNVSREPSMEEILASIRRIIESNEPAPARSFDDAYGYDSEVDELDIAGNAFSVEAVPMDLPVAANQPGPVQLAASATNRFSEGAGDQGAGGQQIADGARADSPRHAAKPVSLADLAARVRATSERREEPGVSEFSSEFPSAFSKQEPQSRDGRGASSYMSDTIGGFREIATEQAAPLGQIRPMAQARIAEPEAMSASQRHIESLLQSEPVAQAAVAPQEQTEEADTQGDTRQGALLSMQAGAQVAKSFEELAAVVDGQQRRSLDEIAQDMLRPMLQDWLDDNLPTLVERLVREEIERIARGPRR
- a CDS encoding valine--tRNA ligase; translation: MLDKTYDSASVEPKIAKAWDEAEAFRAGVNAKPGAESFTIVIPPPNVTGSLHMGHALNNTLQDIMIRFERMRGKDVLWQPGMDHAGIATQMVVERQLMEKQLPGRREMGRDAFIDKVWEWKDESGGLIFNQLKRLGASCDWSRERFTMDEGLSEAVLEVFVTLYKQGLIYKDKRLVNWDPKLLTAISDLEVEQHEVNGNLWHLRYPLEEGVTYQHPVAFDEDGKATEWETRDYLVVATTRPETMLGDTGIAVHPDDARYQSIIGKHVILPIVGRRIPIVGDEYPDPTAGTGAVKMTPAHDFNDFDVGKRAGLRMINILNIDATVTIVENDDFLEGLTPSREQQMVWAELEGQDRFFVRKKIVEIFEAEGLLDKIEPHKHTVPHGDRGGVPIEPRLTEQWYVDAKTLAKPAIDSVREGRTKFVPKNWDKTYYEWMENIQPWCVSRQLWWGHQIPAWYGPDGQVFVEKDEETALHAAIQHYLSHEGPMKAFVEDKIENFKPGEILTRDEDVLDTWFSSALWPFSTLGWPEKTPEVARYYPTNVLVTGFDIIFFWVARMMMMSLHFMKDEAGNPVEPFETVYVHALVRDKNGQKMSKSKGNVINPLELIDEYGADALRFTLTIMAAQGRDVKLDTARVAGYRNFGTKLWNATRFAEMNGVKSDPSFLPEAATLAINRWILTELTRAEREVTEAIAHFRFNDAASALYRFVWNQFCDWYLELLKPVFAGEDEVAKTEAQACAAYVLEQTYKLLHPFMPFMTEELWAHTAGEGVERDTLLCHADWPVLTFNDEQAAADINWLVDLVSGIRSARAEMNVPPSAVAPLTVVGANGVTRSRLEHHEAAIKRLARVGDISHAPEAPKGSAQVIVGEATACLPLGSLIDLGAERARLEKSIGKVDQDIEKGRKKLGNEKFVANADPEVVAAERQRLAELEEQRGVLAVALQRVNEAG